A region of the Leptospira inadai serovar Lyme str. 10 genome:
ATGATTCATAGTTTCTTTGAAAACCCGAAACAAGAACATCTGGAAATCAGGCCGAAAGAGCCGATTCGTCTACCGATCGGAATTCCGACTCGGATTTTTTTCTGGGCCTACTCTTCCAATCACCACGCAACGATCGAAATCGTTTTCCGGCAGAGAAAGTCCAAGGAAGTAAGTCTGGAAATCGGGGATCTACAATTCGACGGTTGGAAGAGAATCGAAACCAAACTATCGGTTCCCGGTCGGAATATCCGTCTCAACCAATCTCTCCGGTTTCCGCTGGAAGTCAGCGCGATTCGAATCAAACCGAATCCGTTTCAACCGAAAGGCGAATTCGTATTTTATCTGGACCGATTGGGAATACTAATCGATAGCCGAGACGAAATTTATCCCGGCGCGGAAATCAAAGACAATTGGGGAACTGCTCTATAAGAAAGTTACGGAGTTCCCCGGGATTCTTAGGGTCGAACCGAAATGCATTCCAATTTAGATATCCGGCCACCTCGACATTCGTTGCATTATCGTCCACGAATACATATTCCCGATCGGGGTAATCCGTTTCTATCCACTGATAATATTCCTGAGCCGGTTTGCGCACACCCATTTCGCAGGAAAAATAAAGACGATCCAAGGAACGTAAAAGAGAACCCACTTCCGGAAATTGCAGTAGCTCCTTGTACCAAACCGAATAATTACTGGCCAAGAGAACCTGAAATCCTTTCTCCTTCAGAGTCTTTACGATTTGAAAGGATTCCCGGATCGGATGCACGGAAGAAAACATTCGCGCTTTCAATTCCCGGGGGGAAGGAAGTCCTGCATCCCTATGAGACTCCAAGTAAAATCTGGAAAAAAATTCTTCTTCCGTGATCTGCCCTTTTTCGAAATCCAAGAAAGCTTGCCTTTCTCGGCCATTTCGAAAAGACTCCAATTGGTCCTTGGACAAGAGAGTCTTCAAAGCCGAATGAAACGGATCTTTGATGAGAGTGTCCATTAGATCGAAAACAAAGAGCGGAGATCGCATGCCCCCATGGTTTTCTTATATCGGTTTTTGACGATTCTTCTTTGGCCCCCGCTTTACGTTTTCTCGTTCCTGATTCCGGCGGCTCGGGAATTCCTAGGAATTCGATCGGACGATAAAAGAAAGCTGCTTGCGATTTCACCGCCGGAGCCCGGTCAAAAGGTGGTCTGGTTGCACGCGGCTTCAGTGGGAGAACTGGATCAGTGTAAAGCATTGGCCGTCGTTTTTAGGGAAAAGGAACCTGGAACTCTCCTTCTGCAAAGCGTATTCTCTCCTTCCGTTCGTGAATCCCAACTTGACGCCTTCCCCGCGCATATAAAATTCCATCTTCCATTGGATTTTCCGTGGGCTTATACTTTTATCTTCCAAAAATTTCATCCGGAACTATTGGTCTTCATGGCCTGGGATCGTTGGCCGAATCTATTGCTTGCAGCAAGAAGGCGGGGAGTTCTTACGATTTTAGCGAGCGCGGTTTTAACTCCCCCGGAAGGGTTTTTCAAGGAAAGATTCTATCGTTCCGTATTCGGCCTGTTCGATCGAATCTTTCCTTCCCATTCTTCTGCCGAGGAAAACTTTCGAAATTTATTAGGATCTTCCGCAAAAATCCTGACATTAGGAGATTGTAGAATCGACACAGTGATTCGAAAGGTGGAATCGAACCCTCGAAGCTTCGAAACGCCCGAGAACTATCCGTTTTCAAAAATATTCCTACTCGCATCCACCTATGAAGAATGCGAGGATCTATTGCTACCGCTTTTATCCGACCCATCCCTCCAAGATTTCGCGTTCTGGATCTTCCCTCATAAGACCGATCCGTCCAGAATTCAATCCGTTCTGACCCAGGTCAAAAAAAGGACCGAAAACTATTGTCTGTTCAGTTCTAGATCGTTTGAAAAAATCGATTCGCGGGTGATCGTATTCGATGTTTTAGGTCTGCTAGCGTACGCATACCAAGTGGTGGATTTCGCGTATGTAGGAGGCGCATTGCATAACCGAGTTCATAATGTCTTGGAGCCCGCATACTTCGGACTTCCATTATTAACCGGCCCGAAAATCGATCATTCTCCTGAGGCCAAGGAATTGAACCGGCGCGGCGGACTCTTTATCATTCAGAATCGGGAAGAAGTGATTCCGATTCTTTCCTTGTCGGAGGAAAAAAAGAAACAGATTGCGGAGACGAATCGATCTTTTTTGGAAACCGGACGGGGCGCGGGAGAAAGAATCTATCGAGTTCTGCGAGAATCCTAAATAAGATGATCGTCCTGTGAAGAAGAATCGATCGAGCTCAGAGGTATTCCTGGATAAGACGGTCGTCTTGCGAAGAAGGCCGCGACTTTCTTCCCGCTTTGAAAAAAGGTTTTCTCCTGTCGCTCGATCACGAAGACTGGGGAGGAAATGCCCATCTACCGTTGCACGGCCGTAAGCCTCCGAACGACTCCTCTTGATTTCAAGGGAAATCGCGAACGAATCCTATCCGCATTAGAAATGTGCGAAACTTCTTCGATCGTTTTATTTCCGGAACTTTCGATCAGCGGTTATGGGTGCGAGGACGCGTTTTATTTTCCTTGGGTTTGGGAATATTCCTGGAGAAGTCTTAAAGAAATCGCGCAAGCGACCGGAAAAAGAACGGTAATACTCGGTTTACCTTTTTTTCAAAGTCCTTACTTATTCAACGTTGCAGCCGTCTTACGAGACGGAGAAATTTTGGGACTCGTGCCCAAGCAGAATTTAGCCCAAACCGGAGTCCACTACGAGAACCGATGGTTCGTCAAAGGCGAAGAAGCCGGTTCTTACGCGCTTACTCCCGATGGGCAGGAAATTCCTTTCGGGTCCATGATATTCGAGACGGAAGATTTCGATTTCGGAATCGAAATTTGCGAAGATTCCTGGGTTCAAACTAGACCCGGGCAAACTTTGGTGGACGCGGGTGCAGACCTGATTCTTTCTCCGGGCGCATCCCACTTTGCATTAGGAAAACAGGATATAAGAAAAAGGTTATTCGGTGAGGCTTCCAGAAACGGGGCCGGCGCAATCCTATACGCAAACCTCGACGGAAACGAATCAGGGCGATTGATTTTCGAAGGCGGTTCTTTAGGGTTTCGAGAAGGGGATTTGGTCGCGGAAGGACCGAGATTGCATTTTAAGGATTTTGAATTAACTCATTTGGATCTAGATCCTCTGGATTTGCGAACGAGAAGAGCTCGGAATTTCCGATCTTCCGGCACGAAAGAATTTCGATCCAAAGGCAGAAGTCTGCAACGAATTCGAATTTCGGAATTAGCGGTATCGAAGCTAGTTCAAAAACCCTCCACGAAAATTCAAGACTCTCCGGCTGAAGCGTTTCAGGATTTCACCCGGGCAACATCCTTAGGTCTCTTCGATTATCTGAGAAAATCAAAGACAAAGGGATACACACTCTCTCTATCCGGCGGTGCCGACAGTGCGGCCTGCGCTCTCTTGGTCAAAGCCGGCATTTTAATCGCCGAATCGGAACTGGGAGATTCCTTTTTAAAATCGATCGGGCTAGATAAGAATCATCTGCTCTTTACTCTGTACCAGGGAACCGAAAATAATTCGGAATATACTCGTGAAAGCGCAAAATGTCTAGCTTCCGAGTTAGGGGTTCCCCATTCCGCCATCGAAATCGGCTCCGAAGTATCCTCGATGATCGAAAAAATTTCGGGAGTTGTCGGATATGGGCCGGATTGGAAACATCATAATCTAGCTCTACAAAACATTCAAGCACGGGTTCGCTCGCCTCTCATCTGGCTTTTAGCGAATCTCAACGGTCATTTACTTTTATCCACCGGAAACCGAAGCGAAGCTAGTGTAGGTTATACGACGATGGACGGAGATTCGTCCGGCTCGGTTGCTCCTCTAACCGGCATTAGCAAGGAATTTTTATTAGGCTGGCTTGCCCATGTTCATGCCGGCAAAGATCATGTTCTTCCGGCAGTAAACAGCCTGGGGCGAATTCTGGAAACAAAGCCTAGCGCCGAGCTAAAACCGCTGGAAGAACACCAAGAGGACGAAACCGATCTCATGCCTTATCCTCTTTTACAGAAATTAGAGGAAGCCTTCGTTTTGTTCGGGCGAACGCCGAAGAATTTGGACGAAACCGTATCCTGGTCCGACGCGAAAGAAGCCGCGGAAGGAGCACGGAAATTTTTGCGTCTTTTCCCGGCTAACCAATGGAAAAGAGAACGGCTTCCGCCTTCCTTTCATCTAGATTCCTATGGTCTAGATCCTAAATCTAGTTTCCGCTTTCCGATCCTGAGCGAAATTACGTTTTGATTCTTTAAAGGATCCGCGAAT
Encoded here:
- the nadE gene encoding NAD(+) synthase — its product is MPIYRCTAVSLRTTPLDFKGNRERILSALEMCETSSIVLFPELSISGYGCEDAFYFPWVWEYSWRSLKEIAQATGKRTVILGLPFFQSPYLFNVAAVLRDGEILGLVPKQNLAQTGVHYENRWFVKGEEAGSYALTPDGQEIPFGSMIFETEDFDFGIEICEDSWVQTRPGQTLVDAGADLILSPGASHFALGKQDIRKRLFGEASRNGAGAILYANLDGNESGRLIFEGGSLGFREGDLVAEGPRLHFKDFELTHLDLDPLDLRTRRARNFRSSGTKEFRSKGRSLQRIRISELAVSKLVQKPSTKIQDSPAEAFQDFTRATSLGLFDYLRKSKTKGYTLSLSGGADSAACALLVKAGILIAESELGDSFLKSIGLDKNHLLFTLYQGTENNSEYTRESAKCLASELGVPHSAIEIGSEVSSMIEKISGVVGYGPDWKHHNLALQNIQARVRSPLIWLLANLNGHLLLSTGNRSEASVGYTTMDGDSSGSVAPLTGISKEFLLGWLAHVHAGKDHVLPAVNSLGRILETKPSAELKPLEEHQEDETDLMPYPLLQKLEEAFVLFGRTPKNLDETVSWSDAKEAAEGARKFLRLFPANQWKRERLPPSFHLDSYGLDPKSSFRFPILSEITF
- a CDS encoding dehalogenase, producing MRSPLFVFDLMDTLIKDPFHSALKTLLSKDQLESFRNGRERQAFLDFEKGQITEEEFFSRFYLESHRDAGLPSPRELKARMFSSVHPIRESFQIVKTLKEKGFQVLLASNYSVWYKELLQFPEVGSLLRSLDRLYFSCEMGVRKPAQEYYQWIETDYPDREYVFVDDNATNVEVAGYLNWNAFRFDPKNPGELRNFLIEQFPNCL
- a CDS encoding flagellar filament outer layer protein FlaA, producing MTRRALFFGLSILSIGFIPANSSWAPPITRDQDEASRVLQLEKVLGDWKHYNLFLVDAFEGARPWEIYRGISFINRIEFTSQIPSSQAFLKEKELYKESTSEEYRSMMIHSFFENPKQEHLEIRPKEPIRLPIGIPTRIFFWAYSSNHHATIEIVFRQRKSKEVSLEIGDLQFDGWKRIETKLSVPGRNIRLNQSLRFPLEVSAIRIKPNPFQPKGEFVFYLDRLGILIDSRDEIYPGAEIKDNWGTAL
- a CDS encoding 3-deoxy-D-manno-octulosonic acid transferase, which translates into the protein MVFLYRFLTILLWPPLYVFSFLIPAAREFLGIRSDDKRKLLAISPPEPGQKVVWLHAASVGELDQCKALAVVFREKEPGTLLLQSVFSPSVRESQLDAFPAHIKFHLPLDFPWAYTFIFQKFHPELLVFMAWDRWPNLLLAARRRGVLTILASAVLTPPEGFFKERFYRSVFGLFDRIFPSHSSAEENFRNLLGSSAKILTLGDCRIDTVIRKVESNPRSFETPENYPFSKIFLLASTYEECEDLLLPLLSDPSLQDFAFWIFPHKTDPSRIQSVLTQVKKRTENYCLFSSRSFEKIDSRVIVFDVLGLLAYAYQVVDFAYVGGALHNRVHNVLEPAYFGLPLLTGPKIDHSPEAKELNRRGGLFIIQNREEVIPILSLSEEKKKQIAETNRSFLETGRGAGERIYRVLRES